TACGATGGCCGCTTGCGGCTCGAAAGAAAACGCAAAGGAAGCATCGAATGGTACGACGACGGCCATTGGGGTAGGTAGTGGTAAGCACGGTGACATTAAAGTTGAGGTAACCTTTACGGATGAAAAAATTATGGATGTGAAGGTTCTGGAGCAGAAGGAAAATGAAGTTCTATCGGAGCCTGTATATACCCACTTGAAGGAAAATGTCATGCAGGCAAATAGTGCAGATGTAGATGTTATTAGCGGATCTAGTGTGACGAGCAAGGGGTATTTGGATGCAATTCAGGATGCGATTGTTAAATCGGGAATTGCGCTGGTGGCAGGCAGTGGAACAGCTGATGCGAAACAGACCGAAGAGTCGGAGCAAACATACGATGTCGTCGTGATCGGCGCGGGTGGTGCCGGCTTTAGTGCAGCGCTTGAAGCAGCAGAGGCCGGAAAAAGCGTAGTTATTCTGGAGAAGATGCCGACCGTTGGCGGTAACACATTGATCTCCGGTGGGGAGATGAATGCTCCTGACAACTGGGTTCAGCATGCACTTGGCATTACCGATGATAGCCCAGAATTATATTATCAGGATACGATGAAGGGTGGCGACAATCTAGGCCAGCCGGAAATCGTGAAGATTTTGTCCGAGCAAGCACTGGGTTCAGCCGAATGGTTACGTGACGAGGTAAAAGTGGAGTTTTTATCCGATCACCTCTTCCAGTTCGGGGGACATTCCCGCAAGCGTGCACTTATTCCTATCGGCCATACAGGAGCGGAATTGATTACGAAGCTCAAGACCAAGGCCGAAGAACTTGGAATTAAGATCAAGACGAACATGAAAGCTGAGAAACTACTAACGGATGAGAGCGGTAAAGTAGTTGGCGTTGATGCGAGTACAAATGGTCAAAAGGTGACCTTCCATGCGAACAAAGGCGTTATCATAGCGACCGGTGGATTTGGTTCTAATATTGAGATGCGTAAGAAATATAATCCTGAGTTGGATGAGAGCTATATGTCTACGGACACGCCAGGGACGACGGGTGACGGGATTGTTATGGCTCAAGCAGTTAACGCAGATATTACGAATATGGAGAATATTCAAACCTATCCGATCTGTGACCCTGTTACAGGTGTAATCTCACTTGTGGCCGATTCTCGGTTTGATGGTGCGATACTGATTAACCAAGGGGGAACACGGTTTGTAGAGGAATTGGAACGACGCGATGTCATATCTAAGGCTATTCTAGCACAAGAAGGGCGTTACGCTTACCAATTCTGGAATCAGGAAATCGCCGATATCGGCAAGACGATCGAAGTGCACCAAGATGAGTATGATCAATTAGTTAAAGAGGGAATGCTCTATAAGGCTGACACGATTGAAGATGCAGCTAATTTCTTCAAGGTAGATGTAGAAACATTGAAAGAGACTATAAGCAAAGTCAACGAGTATGCGAAGACAGGCAAGGATCTTGATTACAACCATCGTGGCGGTTTGGTATCGCTGGAAAAAGGCCCGTATTATATTCAAAAAGCGGTTCCGTCGGTCCATCATACAATGGGTGGATTGGTCATTGATACGAAAGCACATGTTCTGTCGACAGAAGGCACGGTTATTCCGGGACTGTACGCTGCTGGAGAAGTGACAGGCGTTGTTCATGGTGCGAACCGTCTGGGCGGAAATGCCATTTCTGATATTATTACTTACGGCCGGATTGCTGGTCAGGAAGTCGCAAAGTAGAGTGGTGAAATCGTTATAAAGAGGGTAGATGAAAAAGGTGAGCTGATCGTTGAAACAAAAACTGGTGATATTCAAGTTGATTATCATACCGCACCAGCCAGCTTGGAAGTAGCAGTGCAAAATACCAAGGGAGATACAACCGTTAACTTAGCGAATCTCACAACTACGAAAAAAACAGACGAAGAAGTAAATGGAACCATTGGCGCCGGGGAAAATTCAATGCATATCAAAAGCTATTCGGGAAGCATCGGTATTAAATGATCAACCGGCTGTATAATAAAACGGCAGTTCTGCAGGCTTTCGCCAAAGCAGACTGCCGTTTATTATTGGCTCGTATCAGCTTGGTTTCTTGGTATACATAAGTCCGACTGTATGTGGACCGCAGTGACTGCTAATTACGCAGCCTGCAGTGGAAATACTGACTTGTCTTGCGCCTGTCTTTTCTTGAAGAGCTTTTTTAAGCATGAGTGCTTCCGATTCAGCCATAGTATGTACAACGACAATAAGGTCGTTATCCATATCTTGAACGCGATCCAGCGCATTACTCAACATCTGTTCCAAAGCTTTCTCTTTCTTGCCCCGAACTTTATAAGCAGGTATCATGCCGCCGTTAACAACCTTAATAACAGGTCTGATCTTCAGTAAACTTCCAATCACATTTTGCATGCCGGAGCAGCGTCCACCCTTATACAAATAATCAAGTGTATCAATGACAAATTCGCATTCCACTTGATCCGTATAGCTGTTCACCAGATCCACGATTTGCGGAATCGTAGAACCTTCTTTAGCAGCATGGACCGCTTTCATAACCAGAAGTCCGATCCCGCAGGACAGGTTGCGCGAATCAATCACGGTTACCCGGCCTGATGGCAGCTCTTCAGATGCGATGACGGCATTTTGATAAGTAGAGGACAGCTCTGATGAAAGGCTCAAGAATAATATGTCGTCTCCCTGCTCGATAAACGGAGAAAATGCAGCAATAAAATCAGAAGGCGACGGTGCAGCAGTCTTCGGCAGGCTACCTGTTTCTTCAACCTTGGCATATAGCTCTAAAGGTGTAATGTCCACTCCGTCCCTGAAAGAGTCTTCCCCAAACACAACATATAGCGGTACGATGCCGATGTCGTATTCTTCAATCCACGATGACGGTAAGTCACAGGTGCTGTCAGCGAATATTTTTATTTTACCAGACATGAACATCTCCCTTTAACTCTTTTAAATTCCTTTTATTATATCAAGGTTAGGTATGTTTTCAAAGGATAGAAATAGTCCCGTCCAAAAGTTCCAACAGTTCTGTACATTGCAGCGACCGGACCCGAACATCTTATATGAAAAAGCCCCGTTTAGAGGCAGATATCCTCATTACGGGGCTTAAGCTTATTCATCCTTCTATTGATTTGTCTTTGCTGCTTCCAAATAGGTTTTAATAAAAGCTAATGCATTGGTTTCTTTCTCGGATCCGCCACGAATTCCGGCTATCATTTCTGTTTTGGCTAAGGGCAGAGCTTCAGCGAGCGGGCTGTTCATGATATCCACCGCGTACACTTTCTCAGCAGTTTCTTCTTCCAGTTTGGTCTTTACTAGCATATCGGGGGTGACCAGTGACTTGAGCTCGCCCTCAAGTTCCGGTTCCAGACTTCGCGCAATGCCTTGATTGCCGACCCAGTTAAAGGCTGTCTTATCCATAATATACAAATCCGGACGCTCGGTAGTTAGCATAAGCATTGCTTTTTGGAGAAGGGCGACATCATTTGGTGAACCGGAGTCCATTGGAGGAACATACGTGATGTTAACCTGTACCCTTTT
Above is a window of Paenibacillus uliginis N3/975 DNA encoding:
- a CDS encoding flavocytochrome c; this encodes MRKHAGRVLSIIMVLALVFTMAACGSKENAKEASNGTTTAIGVGSGKHGDIKVEVTFTDEKIMDVKVLEQKENEVLSEPVYTHLKENVMQANSADVDVISGSSVTSKGYLDAIQDAIVKSGIALVAGSGTADAKQTEESEQTYDVVVIGAGGAGFSAALEAAEAGKSVVILEKMPTVGGNTLISGGEMNAPDNWVQHALGITDDSPELYYQDTMKGGDNLGQPEIVKILSEQALGSAEWLRDEVKVEFLSDHLFQFGGHSRKRALIPIGHTGAELITKLKTKAEELGIKIKTNMKAEKLLTDESGKVVGVDASTNGQKVTFHANKGVIIATGGFGSNIEMRKKYNPELDESYMSTDTPGTTGDGIVMAQAVNADITNMENIQTYPICDPVTGVISLVADSRFDGAILINQGGTRFVEELERRDVISKAILAQEGRYAYQFWNQEIADIGKTIEVHQDEYDQLVKEGMLYKADTIEDAANFFKVDVETLKETISKVNEYAKTGKDLDYNHRGGLVSLEKGPYYIQKAVPSVHHTMGGLVIDTKAHVLSTEGTVIPGLYAAGEVTGVVHGANRLGGNAISDIITYGRIAGQEVAK
- a CDS encoding DUF4097 family beta strand repeat-containing protein, with translation MVIKRVDEKGELIVETKTGDIQVDYHTAPASLEVAVQNTKGDTTVNLANLTTTKKTDEEVNGTIGAGENSMHIKSYSGSIGIK
- a CDS encoding DegV family protein, which codes for MSGKIKIFADSTCDLPSSWIEEYDIGIVPLYVVFGEDSFRDGVDITPLELYAKVEETGSLPKTAAPSPSDFIAAFSPFIEQGDDILFLSLSSELSSTYQNAVIASEELPSGRVTVIDSRNLSCGIGLLVMKAVHAAKEGSTIPQIVDLVNSYTDQVECEFVIDTLDYLYKGGRCSGMQNVIGSLLKIRPVIKVVNGGMIPAYKVRGKKEKALEQMLSNALDRVQDMDNDLIVVVHTMAESEALMLKKALQEKTGARQVSISTAGCVISSHCGPHTVGLMYTKKPS